One part of the Lachnospiraceae bacterium JLR.KK002 genome encodes these proteins:
- a CDS encoding calcium/sodium antiporter: MLNYVFLVTGFALLIKGAEFFVDGSAGVARRLRIPTMIIGLTIVAMGTSAPECAVSIAAALKGSNTMAISNVVGSNIFNLMVVCGACAVFAPLAVKNTTMKQEFPLSILAAAMLWAMGSMNMSIGRMDGVILLAVFILFLVWMVLEAKKARNHTEEEEGAPLKGWQCLLYILVGIAAIVAGGEFVVDSASAIAENFGLSPTLIGLTIVAFGTSLPELVTSLVAARKGQTDMALGNVIGSNIFNILMVLGAAAVLSPMEVLMENLIDDIILIVMSAVVWVFAWRRKQISRLHGIIMLAMYAGYMVYICTR, encoded by the coding sequence ATGCTGAATTATGTATTTCTTGTAACAGGATTTGCACTTCTGATAAAAGGAGCGGAGTTTTTTGTGGACGGCAGCGCCGGTGTGGCCCGCAGGCTGCGGATTCCCACGATGATTATCGGCCTCACTATTGTGGCTATGGGAACCAGCGCGCCGGAATGCGCTGTCAGCATTGCCGCCGCATTAAAAGGCAGCAACACCATGGCTATCAGTAATGTGGTCGGCTCCAATATTTTTAATTTAATGGTTGTCTGCGGAGCCTGTGCGGTATTTGCGCCGCTGGCCGTAAAAAATACTACCATGAAACAGGAATTTCCCCTGTCCATCCTGGCGGCCGCCATGCTCTGGGCCATGGGCAGTATGAACATGTCCATCGGAAGAATGGACGGTGTCATCCTGCTGGCAGTATTTATCCTGTTTCTGGTATGGATGGTTCTGGAAGCAAAAAAGGCCCGGAACCATACGGAAGAGGAAGAAGGGGCGCCCCTGAAAGGCTGGCAGTGCCTTTTGTATATTCTGGTGGGAATTGCTGCAATTGTAGCCGGAGGAGAATTTGTGGTGGATTCCGCCTCGGCCATTGCGGAAAATTTTGGACTGAGTCCCACTTTGATCGGCCTTACCATTGTGGCTTTTGGAACCTCTCTGCCTGAGCTGGTCACCTCTCTGGTGGCGGCCAGAAAAGGCCAGACAGACATGGCTCTTGGAAATGTAATCGGCTCCAATATTTTTAATATTCTGATGGTGCTTGGAGCGGCGGCAGTTTTAAGTCCCATGGAAGTCTTGATGGAAAACCTGATTGATGATATAATCCTGATTGTAATGAGTGCAGTTGTGTGGGTGTTTGCATGGCGCAGAAAACAAATCAGCCGTTTACACGGAATCATCATGCTTGCAATGTATGCCGGATATATGGTATATATCTGTACACGCTGA
- a CDS encoding zinc ribbon domain-containing protein: MTFLTKLGETISATGKDVSQKAKDLTGIAKLNLDVRAKEEFVERQYAEIGKQYYELHKDDEEPFYEEITLIKDSLKEIEQLKSEIADLKGKKKCPACGAVVEQDAAFCNKCGAKCESIFEEEEIITPDTQETEDADTPEQENTEE, from the coding sequence ATGACATTTTTGACGAAACTGGGAGAAACCATTTCAGCAACCGGGAAGGATGTATCGCAGAAAGCAAAAGATTTGACAGGCATTGCGAAGTTAAATCTGGACGTAAGGGCAAAAGAAGAATTTGTGGAAAGGCAGTATGCGGAAATCGGAAAACAATACTATGAGCTCCACAAAGATGATGAAGAACCTTTCTATGAAGAAATCACATTGATCAAAGATTCTTTAAAAGAAATTGAACAGCTTAAATCTGAAATTGCAGACTTAAAAGGAAAGAAAAAATGTCCCGCATGTGGCGCGGTGGTAGAACAGGACGCTGCTTTCTGCAATAAATGCGGTGCGAAATGCGAATCCATCTTTGAAGAAGAGGAAATTATTACTCCGGATACACAGGAAACAGAAGACGCGGATACCCCGGAGCAGGAAAATACAGAAGAATAA
- a CDS encoding GNAT family N-acetyltransferase, whose product MTVLKEIDENNWLQAAELKVAEEQKFFVARSIGILARGYVYRKDRAKVFAISDGTELVGLAMVRDLDEEPACYDLQQFMIDEKFQGKGHGTKALQEILKILGEEQKYSCVEVCVKKEAKAAMRVYEKAGFRDTGYIDEDAPDSCNLIYEF is encoded by the coding sequence ATGACAGTATTAAAAGAAATTGATGAAAATAACTGGCTTCAGGCAGCAGAGTTAAAGGTAGCGGAAGAACAGAAATTTTTTGTGGCCCGGTCCATAGGAATTCTGGCGAGAGGATATGTGTACCGAAAGGACAGGGCAAAAGTATTTGCCATATCCGACGGAACTGAACTGGTGGGACTTGCCATGGTTCGGGATTTGGATGAAGAACCGGCCTGTTATGATCTGCAGCAGTTTATGATTGACGAAAAATTTCAGGGAAAAGGACATGGAACAAAAGCTCTGCAGGAAATTTTAAAGATTCTGGGAGAAGAACAGAAATATTCCTGTGTGGAAGTATGCGTGAAAAAAGAGGCAAAAGCAGCCATGCGGGTATATGAGAAAGCAGGTTTTCGGGATACGGGATATATCGACGAGGACGCGCCGGATTCCTGTAACCTGATATATGAATTTTAA